From Spirosoma aerolatum, one genomic window encodes:
- a CDS encoding nucleotidyltransferase family protein — MIPYQVAIQQYFNSQPVKRAYLFGSQARGESTQESDVDILVELEPKVSLFDFVRMKIQLEELLHVSVDLVSANTASSKTGILITTI, encoded by the coding sequence ATGATACCTTATCAAGTAGCTATACAGCAATATTTTAACTCTCAACCAGTTAAGAGAGCTTATTTATTTGGCTCACAAGCTCGAGGAGAATCTACTCAGGAAAGTGATGTTGATATTTTGGTTGAATTGGAGCCAAAGGTATCTTTATTTGACTTCGTGCGAATGAAGATACAGTTAGAAGAACTTCTGCATGTATCCGTCGATCTGGTTTCTGCCAATACCGCTTCGAGTAAAACTGGAATTCTTATTACAACAATTTAA
- a CDS encoding YheT family hydrolase → MPLIAPSSYEPPARLWNGHLQTIIPSLFRKVSVAYVRERIETPDDDFLDLDWAKAMDNDQWIMNNEKAAIVHYPLVILSHGLEGSSTSPYLAGMVRQLTNHGFDCLAWHYRSCSGEMNRQQRFYHVGETSDLNFVVNYALTKGYTTLYLMGFSAGGNVTLKYLGEQGGAINPAIKKSVVFSVPLDLMGSARRLEQWDSWVYNYRFNRTLKRKVLQKAEVMPGVFPTEAVRKVRSVREFDNTFTAPMNGFRDALDYYTQSSSLQFIPNIAIPTLIINAKNDPFLSPECFPESLARELPNVWMEFPEQGGHCGFPDRHSSLQGTYWSEKRALEFLTKL, encoded by the coding sequence ATGCCGCTGATTGCCCCATCCAGCTATGAGCCGCCCGCCCGTTTGTGGAACGGCCACCTACAAACCATTATCCCCTCGCTGTTTCGCAAGGTATCGGTTGCTTACGTCCGCGAACGTATCGAAACTCCCGACGATGATTTTCTGGATCTTGATTGGGCAAAGGCAATGGATAATGATCAATGGATAATGAATAATGAAAAGGCTGCTATTGTCCATTATCCATTAGTTATTCTCTCCCATGGTCTGGAAGGCAGCTCGACGAGCCCGTATCTGGCAGGCATGGTCAGGCAGTTGACTAATCATGGATTCGATTGCCTGGCCTGGCATTATCGGTCGTGCAGTGGCGAAATGAATCGCCAGCAACGTTTTTACCATGTTGGTGAAACCAGCGATCTGAACTTTGTGGTTAACTATGCCCTCACGAAAGGCTACACAACCCTGTATCTGATGGGGTTCAGCGCAGGTGGCAACGTGACCTTGAAATACCTCGGCGAACAAGGCGGTGCAATCAATCCAGCTATCAAAAAATCTGTTGTTTTCTCGGTTCCCCTCGATCTGATGGGCTCAGCCCGACGGCTGGAGCAATGGGATAGCTGGGTATATAACTACCGATTCAATCGGACACTAAAGCGGAAAGTTTTGCAGAAAGCAGAAGTGATGCCGGGTGTTTTTCCGACCGAAGCTGTTCGAAAAGTTCGGAGCGTTCGAGAGTTCGATAATACCTTTACGGCACCTATGAACGGCTTTCGGGATGCACTGGACTACTATACGCAGAGTAGTTCGCTTCAGTTTATTCCGAATATTGCGATACCCACGCTGATTATCAATGCGAAAAACGACCCGTTTCTTTCGCCCGAATGTTTCCCAGAATCGTTGGCCCGGGAACTACCCAACGTCTGGATGGAGTTTCCAGAGCAAGGGGGGCACTGTGGCTTCCCCGACAGGCACAGCAGCCTTCAGGGTACCTACTGGTCGGAAAAGCGAGCGCTCGAGTTTTTAACAAAATTATAG
- a CDS encoding Kelch repeat-containing protein yields the protein MTCCSKTPEPAQVVNTKVVLPSQAALVSVQPIGSTTAEVIVKLTSVIKPTDWRLTAQTASGTVLALNSVEEQVYDPFSLTIFRLSDLNPGQTYTLRLGFRYNQKDSLTLERTYTHTTYNPWKRLAQLPFNSGDFTGSIVSFVSDLDRTGSTVQVTRYVDAETWQRALFNYQLNTWYDYTPPYLTLRRGLIEYVLYYHNVDRSYFYGMGYQTDDLFPGKYIYSRDLYAIFPAGGSRVFPYYQGEDGEVVYFTTTEWAFFLTNNGSPAMRGIYAQFDQEARAPLPEKPGVMATFSLGETGYVVNQVLGSQPHLFAYDSQKDTWTRKADFPGTQRSRGTGFSVNGKGYFGLGTANDQRGLRDIWQYDPATDKWQYLTDYPGEGNRYLVVWSGPKRAYLGWGYESQTEVGSSSHRLVGCTDFWEFVP from the coding sequence ATGACTTGCTGTTCAAAAACTCCTGAACCAGCCCAAGTTGTAAACACAAAAGTGGTTTTACCATCACAGGCGGCTCTGGTATCGGTACAGCCGATTGGATCGACTACCGCCGAGGTGATCGTTAAGCTAACTTCGGTCATTAAACCAACCGACTGGCGATTGACCGCTCAGACCGCATCAGGTACGGTATTAGCCCTAAACTCGGTCGAGGAACAGGTTTATGATCCGTTTAGTCTGACTATATTTCGGTTGTCAGACTTAAATCCGGGGCAAACCTATACGCTGCGACTGGGCTTTCGCTATAATCAGAAAGATAGCCTTACCCTTGAGCGAACGTATACGCATACGACCTATAATCCGTGGAAGCGACTGGCTCAGTTGCCGTTCAATAGTGGTGATTTTACCGGGTCGATTGTCAGCTTCGTTTCGGATCTGGATCGAACGGGGAGTACCGTACAGGTCACGCGGTATGTGGATGCCGAAACCTGGCAGCGTGCCTTGTTTAACTATCAGCTAAATACCTGGTACGATTATACTCCGCCTTATCTGACGCTTCGCCGGGGATTGATCGAGTATGTACTTTATTACCACAATGTCGACCGATCGTATTTCTATGGGATGGGCTACCAGACCGACGATCTGTTTCCTGGTAAGTACATTTATTCACGGGATTTATACGCCATTTTTCCGGCTGGGGGCAGCCGGGTATTTCCGTATTATCAGGGCGAAGATGGCGAAGTGGTGTATTTTACCACCACTGAATGGGCGTTTTTTCTGACTAATAATGGCTCACCGGCCATGCGTGGTATTTATGCTCAGTTCGATCAGGAAGCTCGCGCTCCCTTGCCCGAAAAACCAGGCGTTATGGCGACGTTTAGCCTGGGCGAAACGGGCTATGTGGTCAATCAGGTGTTAGGAAGCCAACCCCATTTGTTCGCCTACGATTCGCAAAAGGACACCTGGACACGGAAAGCCGATTTCCCTGGTACGCAGCGATCAAGGGGAACTGGGTTTTCGGTGAATGGAAAAGGATACTTTGGCTTAGGTACAGCAAATGACCAGCGTGGCCTGCGTGACATCTGGCAGTATGACCCGGCTACGGATAAATGGCAGTATCTGACCGATTACCCGGGGGAGGGTAATCGCTATCTGGTGGTGTGGAGCGGGCCTAAGCGGGCGTATCTAGGTTGGGGATACGAAAGCCAGACGGAGGTAGGTTCGTCGAGCCACCGGCTGGTAGGTTGTACCGATTTCTGGGAGTTTGTACCCTAA
- a CDS encoding DUF4920 domain-containing protein, which translates to MKHFLLTAFLLTASIGVFAQTSFHGKKITETGAIPATQLANKMGDKPQMPAKVEGTVESVCKVKGCWMKLKTADGQTMRVTFKDYGFFVPKDIEGKTVVVEGLAETTTTPVADLRHYAQDAGKSKEEIEKITQPEKALTFVADGVIVKR; encoded by the coding sequence ATGAAACACTTCCTGCTTACCGCGTTTTTGCTTACCGCTTCGATCGGCGTCTTCGCGCAAACCAGCTTCCATGGCAAAAAAATTACAGAGACCGGCGCCATTCCAGCTACTCAGCTAGCCAATAAAATGGGCGACAAACCACAAATGCCAGCTAAAGTAGAAGGTACGGTTGAGTCGGTCTGCAAAGTAAAAGGCTGCTGGATGAAGCTGAAAACGGCCGATGGTCAAACCATGCGCGTCACGTTTAAAGATTACGGCTTCTTTGTGCCAAAAGATATTGAAGGCAAAACCGTGGTTGTTGAAGGATTGGCCGAAACCACCACTACGCCCGTAGCCGACCTGCGTCACTACGCACAGGACGCTGGAAAGTCGAAGGAAGAAATCGAGAAAATTACCCAGCCCGAAAAAGCGCTGACATTTGTTGCCGATGGCGTTATCGTAAAAAGATAA
- the serA gene encoding phosphoglycerate dehydrogenase, translated as MLTKPLEQTYYIIDFDSTFTKVEALDVLGEISLIGRPDREDVLNEIKAITDRGMSGEISFTESLNLRLNLLKAHRDHLPALIDNLMGKISDSFQRNKDFLTENAENIYVVSNGFKEFIVPIVTSLGVLADNVFANTFVFDESGAIIGFDPENPLSANGGKSQVIRNLNLDGEVYVLGDGYTDYEIRASGLANRFYAFTENVMRPRVVEKADHIAPSLDEFLYHNNLNRSQSYPKSRIKVLLLENVHPVAVQLFEQEGFNVEIRKGALDEEELIEAIRDVSILGIRSKTNVTARVLEHANKLMTVGAFCIGTNQIDLDACTRKGIAVFNAPYSNTRSVVELAIGEIIMLIRSIVPKSNLMHQGGWDKSAKNSFEVRGKKLGLVGYGNIGTQLSVVAEALGMEVYFYDIVDKLALGNARKCKSLDELLAIADIISLHTDGRKENKNLISYREFALMKAGVIFLNLSRGHIVDVPALVDAIERGKVAGAGVDVFPHEPKTNNEEFVSALRNLPNVILTPHIGGSTEEAQENIGNFVPGKLLEYINNGSTYGSVNFPELQLPLLKGAHRLLHIHANVPGILAKMNSIFAKYHINIHGQYLKTNEQIGYVITDVAKEYAEEVVDELKKIDNTIKFRLLY; from the coding sequence ATGCTCACCAAACCATTGGAACAGACGTACTACATCATTGATTTCGACAGTACCTTCACAAAGGTAGAGGCCCTCGACGTGCTGGGCGAAATCTCACTCATCGGCCGACCCGACCGGGAGGATGTACTCAACGAAATTAAAGCCATTACCGACCGGGGCATGTCGGGCGAGATTTCGTTTACCGAATCGCTCAATCTACGGCTGAACCTGCTCAAAGCACATCGCGATCATCTTCCGGCGCTCATCGACAACCTGATGGGCAAAATCTCCGACTCGTTTCAGCGCAACAAGGATTTTCTGACCGAAAATGCCGAGAACATTTACGTTGTATCGAACGGATTTAAAGAATTCATCGTGCCGATTGTCACGTCGCTGGGGGTTCTGGCCGACAATGTGTTTGCCAATACGTTTGTGTTCGATGAAAGCGGTGCCATTATTGGTTTCGACCCTGAAAATCCACTGTCGGCCAATGGGGGCAAATCGCAGGTGATTCGAAACCTGAATCTGGATGGCGAAGTGTACGTGCTGGGTGATGGCTATACAGATTATGAAATCCGGGCATCGGGGCTGGCGAACCGTTTTTATGCCTTTACCGAAAATGTGATGCGACCCCGAGTAGTCGAAAAAGCGGATCACATTGCCCCTTCGCTCGATGAATTTTTATACCATAATAATTTGAACCGCAGTCAATCCTATCCCAAAAGCCGAATCAAAGTACTGCTGCTGGAAAACGTCCACCCCGTAGCGGTTCAGCTCTTCGAACAGGAAGGCTTCAACGTCGAAATTCGAAAAGGAGCACTGGATGAGGAGGAACTCATCGAAGCCATTCGCGACGTATCGATCCTGGGTATCCGTTCTAAAACCAACGTGACTGCCCGCGTCCTTGAACACGCTAACAAACTGATGACAGTCGGCGCATTCTGTATTGGTACCAATCAGATTGACCTTGACGCCTGCACCCGGAAAGGGATTGCGGTGTTCAATGCCCCTTATAGCAACACACGTTCGGTAGTCGAACTGGCGATTGGTGAGATCATTATGCTGATTCGGAGCATTGTTCCGAAAAGCAACCTGATGCACCAGGGCGGCTGGGATAAGTCGGCAAAGAATAGCTTCGAAGTGCGGGGTAAAAAACTGGGACTGGTCGGTTATGGCAACATCGGTACGCAGTTATCGGTTGTGGCCGAAGCCCTGGGCATGGAGGTGTACTTCTACGACATCGTGGATAAACTAGCCCTGGGAAATGCCCGCAAATGCAAATCGCTGGATGAACTGCTGGCCATTGCCGATATTATCAGCCTGCATACAGACGGACGCAAGGAAAACAAAAATCTGATCAGCTACCGGGAGTTCGCACTCATGAAAGCTGGGGTTATTTTCCTGAACCTGTCGCGGGGTCATATTGTAGATGTTCCGGCTCTGGTCGATGCCATTGAGCGGGGTAAAGTGGCGGGTGCGGGCGTCGATGTGTTTCCGCACGAACCCAAAACTAACAATGAAGAGTTTGTTAGTGCCCTTCGAAACTTACCGAACGTAATTCTGACTCCGCACATCGGTGGCAGCACCGAAGAAGCCCAGGAAAACATTGGCAATTTTGTACCAGGCAAACTGCTCGAATATATCAACAATGGCAGTACGTATGGCAGTGTCAATTTCCCGGAACTTCAGTTGCCGCTGCTCAAAGGCGCACACCGACTGCTCCACATTCACGCCAACGTACCGGGTATTCTGGCAAAAATGAACTCAATTTTCGCCAAATACCACATCAACATTCACGGCCAATACCTCAAAACCAACGAGCAGATTGGGTATGTGATTACAGACGTTGCGAAAGAATATGCCGAGGAAGTTGTCGATGAGCTGAAGAAAATCGACAATACAATCAAGTTTAGGCTTCTCTACTAA
- a CDS encoding DUF4249 domain-containing protein, producing the protein MRNLLLAGVFIFLIACVDEVQLPIRQVEPRLVVDGFITDEAPPYPFKLTFSGTYSSGNLFPEELIINGAIVTITDNGERTVTLEQDPLLPSYYWVRDPAFRGQPGHRYTLKIVLPDGRIYVSSPELLAPVAPIERVYAEYRQSEGYSGQPDLYNVLIDTRDPATPGDYYRWSTYSYVPRWTSYDPKHPPVGSITVCSTCSCWVPYFSQLTSVLSDALINGNRISHRSVFNSPVYAVGRQYVEVRQYSLSRAAYQYWTHFEEQRSRTGSLFDPQPASIEGNVHLQADTTILALGYFGASAVSKQRLVIPGDTIGYDKFLNRLNKSFIPPGDCGSNFPQFQLDVPAGW; encoded by the coding sequence ATGCGAAACCTGTTACTAGCTGGTGTTTTTATTTTCCTGATCGCCTGTGTGGATGAGGTTCAATTGCCGATTCGTCAAGTCGAACCCCGATTGGTGGTGGATGGATTTATTACGGATGAAGCGCCACCGTATCCGTTTAAACTGACTTTTTCAGGAACCTATTCGTCGGGAAACCTTTTCCCGGAAGAACTGATAATCAATGGGGCCATCGTTACGATTACGGATAATGGTGAGCGAACTGTAACGCTGGAACAGGACCCGCTACTGCCATCGTATTACTGGGTGCGCGATCCGGCTTTTCGAGGTCAGCCAGGTCATCGGTATACGTTGAAGATTGTCCTACCCGACGGCCGTATTTATGTTTCCTCGCCGGAGCTGCTGGCTCCTGTAGCGCCAATCGAACGGGTTTATGCTGAGTATCGGCAGTCGGAGGGTTATTCTGGTCAGCCTGACCTGTACAATGTCCTGATTGATACCCGTGATCCGGCTACACCGGGTGATTATTATCGGTGGTCGACTTATAGTTATGTACCCCGCTGGACGAGCTATGATCCCAAACACCCCCCTGTTGGGTCTATTACAGTCTGTAGCACCTGTTCCTGCTGGGTGCCTTACTTTAGTCAGTTGACCAGTGTATTATCCGATGCACTGATCAATGGCAACCGCATCAGCCACCGCTCGGTGTTCAATTCGCCAGTCTATGCCGTCGGCAGGCAATATGTTGAGGTCAGGCAATATTCACTGAGCCGGGCAGCTTATCAATACTGGACACATTTTGAAGAGCAGCGTAGTCGTACCGGTTCCTTGTTCGACCCTCAACCGGCTTCTATTGAGGGTAATGTGCATCTACAGGCCGATACGACCATATTGGCACTAGGGTATTTTGGGGCTTCGGCCGTCAGTAAACAACGGTTGGTTATTCCAGGCGATACGATTGGCTATGATAAGTTCCTCAACCGCCTGAACAAGTCCTTTATTCCACCCGGCGACTGCGGGTCGAATTTCCCTCAGTTTCAACTAGACGTACCAGCAGGATGGTAA
- a CDS encoding DinB family protein, with protein MQTISERITADCQAFVDVANRLSEEEFQRHIGDKWSVADVMQHLYLSARPVVKVMTGPREVLAQWGKADHLPKLYDQLAAEYNAVLSTGMKAPTPFVPRPEDMDVEKQVVIDRFTAMYKAVNNAIKSWAEQELDAYCMPHPALGKLTVREMLYFISIHTQHHLNRL; from the coding sequence ATGCAAACGATTTCAGAACGAATTACCGCCGATTGTCAGGCATTTGTCGATGTGGCTAACCGATTATCGGAAGAGGAATTTCAGCGTCATATCGGCGATAAATGGTCCGTAGCTGATGTGATGCAGCATCTGTACCTATCGGCCCGGCCTGTTGTTAAAGTAATGACTGGCCCACGTGAAGTATTGGCTCAATGGGGGAAAGCTGATCATCTGCCCAAACTCTACGACCAGCTTGCTGCGGAGTATAACGCTGTGCTTTCCACAGGCATGAAAGCGCCAACGCCTTTCGTTCCCCGGCCTGAGGATATGGATGTCGAAAAACAGGTTGTCATTGATCGATTTACAGCGATGTATAAGGCTGTAAACAATGCAATAAAAAGCTGGGCGGAACAGGAATTGGATGCGTATTGTATGCCTCATCCGGCATTGGGCAAACTGACTGTGCGGGAAATGCTTTACTTTATCAGCATTCACACCCAACATCACCTTAACCGGTTATAA
- a CDS encoding aminotransferase class V-fold PLP-dependent enzyme — protein MPQTYFTPGPAELYPTFYKHLQTAMDEQIGSISHRSQRFRDLYKFADEQLRTLLSIPATHGIFFTGSASEVWERMLLNCVEFESFHLVNGSFSQKFYDYANALHKHAQVFEKPFGEGFDAAEIQVPEYAEVVCLAHNETSSGVQMKTSEIHKLKRKYPKKLFCVDMVSSAPYPDLDFSSIDSAFFSVQKAFGMPAGLGVWIASEGCLAKAERLQKSDSLTIGAHHTLPTLWKHYKTFETPATPNVLFIYLLGKIAEDFNRIGIDTIRKQTEEKAKMIYKFIDNSDAFEAFVKQERHRSQTVVVATTQKPSADVIAGAKAANMVVGSGYGKFKESQIRIANFPATSADQVAALLEQLQR, from the coding sequence ATGCCTCAAACGTACTTTACGCCCGGCCCTGCCGAACTCTATCCAACGTTTTACAAGCATTTGCAAACGGCTATGGATGAGCAAATTGGCTCGATTTCGCACCGTAGCCAACGGTTTCGGGACCTCTATAAGTTCGCTGACGAGCAGCTTCGGACGTTGCTGAGCATTCCGGCCACGCATGGTATTTTTTTTACGGGCTCGGCCTCCGAAGTGTGGGAGCGTATGCTGTTGAACTGCGTTGAGTTTGAGAGTTTTCACCTCGTCAACGGCTCATTCTCGCAGAAGTTTTACGACTACGCCAATGCGCTTCACAAACACGCACAGGTGTTCGAAAAGCCGTTTGGCGAAGGATTCGACGCAGCCGAAATTCAGGTTCCTGAGTATGCCGAGGTTGTCTGTCTGGCGCATAATGAAACATCTTCGGGTGTGCAGATGAAAACCTCCGAAATTCATAAGCTCAAACGCAAATACCCGAAAAAGCTATTCTGCGTGGATATGGTTTCGTCGGCCCCCTACCCCGATCTTGACTTCAGTAGTATCGATTCAGCTTTCTTCTCGGTGCAGAAAGCCTTTGGTATGCCTGCTGGTCTGGGTGTCTGGATTGCCAGTGAAGGTTGTCTGGCTAAAGCCGAGCGCTTGCAGAAGTCCGATTCGCTCACTATTGGTGCCCATCATACGCTGCCAACGCTCTGGAAACATTATAAAACGTTTGAAACGCCAGCTACGCCAAACGTACTGTTTATCTATTTGCTGGGCAAGATCGCCGAAGACTTCAATCGGATTGGTATCGATACCATTCGGAAGCAGACCGAAGAAAAGGCAAAAATGATTTATAAATTCATTGACAACTCCGATGCCTTTGAGGCTTTTGTTAAGCAGGAGCGCCACCGCTCGCAAACTGTCGTTGTTGCCACCACTCAAAAGCCGTCTGCCGACGTCATTGCAGGTGCCAAAGCCGCGAATATGGTCGTAGGCAGTGGGTATGGAAAGTTCAAGGAAAGCCAGATTCGGATTGCCAATTTCCCGGCCACTTCGGCCGATCAGGTAGCCGCTTTACTGGAGCAGTTGCAACGGTAG
- a CDS encoding TonB-dependent receptor, producing MVNQTKGKATLSGDGKKAIRCGLLVWLLLSGWFTQAQIRFRVYGQVNDGVTGKPIANASIYDKKQGAGTTTDSTGAFSMQVLPSAYNLTFSAVGYYSRSRFLEVGRNTIRLEVALNPDTRQLDEVNVTGRTPDANVSATQMSVVRLDMKNLRNIPVVFGEVDILKALTLQPGVSTVGEGAGGFNVRGGRTDQNLVLLDGAPLFNTSHMLGLLSNLNADAIQDVTLYKGGIPAAYGGRLSSLLLMNTKAGETERISVTGGIGLLTSRLLVQGPASRNKKLTFLAGGRIAYPSFILGLFPAPTNKDRAFFYDLNGRLTYRINENSQVSATAYRSYDTFKFPQDTLYTTQSTLFTARWSQRLSPHLSFNLNATQSDYRFFLDGLTSFNTYRYQSTIRQRDARFDGLWTPTAAHRIEFGSSLTGYQLLPGAISPTGTNSTIINITLPTEQAREWAGYVSEEWTPTRVVSVQAGIRYAQFTNVGPGVAYTYAEGQPRTRESITDTLHFGSGQSLAKYGGWEPRLTIRANVTKNSSLKISYNRTRQYLHLISNTTAISPVDFWKVSDGLVPPQVADQFAIGYFHNALDNAYEMSVEVYHKTLENLVEYRNGATLLLNPTLDADLLRAQGRAYGVEVSIQKTRGLLTGLVAYTYSRTLARVPSPYASVQINGGNWYPSTFDRPHNLTIATQWKWSRGWTFGTNFVYTSGRPTTYPDGTYRLNGTKVLDYSQRNVDRIPDYHRLDVSFTKDGRRTTGQRRYSNWAFSFYNVYARKNPYSIYFQRVNTTTKSYQLSVFGTIIPSLSWNFNW from the coding sequence ATGGTAAATCAAACGAAAGGCAAGGCTACGTTGTCGGGAGATGGAAAAAAGGCCATTCGCTGTGGGCTACTGGTCTGGCTACTACTTAGTGGGTGGTTTACGCAGGCTCAGATTCGATTTCGTGTTTATGGACAGGTCAACGATGGGGTGACGGGCAAACCGATAGCCAACGCATCAATTTATGATAAAAAGCAGGGGGCAGGCACCACTACCGACAGTACAGGCGCTTTTAGTATGCAGGTGTTGCCCAGTGCCTACAATCTGACCTTTTCAGCGGTTGGATATTATTCGCGGAGCCGGTTTCTGGAGGTTGGACGGAATACGATACGGCTGGAAGTGGCCCTGAACCCGGATACACGCCAACTGGACGAGGTAAATGTAACGGGCCGGACGCCCGATGCCAATGTATCGGCTACGCAGATGAGTGTGGTGCGGCTGGATATGAAAAACCTGCGTAACATTCCAGTGGTATTTGGTGAAGTCGATATTCTGAAAGCGTTGACTTTACAACCGGGTGTCAGTACCGTAGGTGAGGGTGCCGGAGGATTCAATGTGCGCGGAGGACGCACAGACCAGAATCTGGTACTATTGGATGGGGCCCCGTTGTTTAATACGAGCCATATGCTGGGTTTGCTGAGCAACCTGAATGCCGATGCCATTCAGGATGTAACACTCTACAAAGGAGGTATCCCAGCGGCATATGGCGGACGATTGTCGTCTTTATTGCTGATGAACACCAAAGCGGGCGAAACCGAGCGGATCAGCGTAACGGGCGGTATCGGTTTATTAACCAGCCGATTGTTGGTGCAAGGACCCGCAAGTCGGAATAAAAAGCTAACGTTTCTGGCGGGGGGGCGGATCGCTTATCCCTCATTTATACTTGGTTTATTCCCGGCTCCAACGAATAAAGATCGAGCGTTTTTCTATGATCTCAACGGTCGGCTGACGTATCGGATTAACGAAAATAGCCAGGTATCCGCAACCGCCTATCGGAGTTATGACACGTTCAAATTCCCGCAAGACACACTCTATACAACGCAATCGACACTGTTTACAGCCCGCTGGAGTCAGCGTTTGAGTCCGCATCTTTCGTTTAATCTGAATGCTACGCAAAGCGATTATCGGTTTTTTCTGGATGGTCTAACCAGTTTCAATACCTACCGCTATCAGTCAACCATCCGCCAGCGCGATGCCCGTTTCGATGGTTTGTGGACCCCAACGGCAGCGCATCGGATTGAGTTTGGCAGTTCATTGACGGGCTATCAGCTGCTTCCGGGAGCCATCAGCCCGACGGGGACTAATTCAACCATTATCAACATAACCTTGCCAACCGAACAGGCGCGTGAATGGGCGGGGTACGTATCGGAAGAATGGACGCCTACCCGCGTAGTATCGGTGCAGGCGGGTATTCGGTATGCGCAGTTTACGAATGTGGGGCCAGGAGTGGCCTATACATATGCCGAAGGGCAACCCCGTACCCGCGAGAGTATAACCGATACCCTGCATTTTGGGAGTGGGCAGTCGCTGGCAAAATACGGCGGCTGGGAGCCCCGGTTAACTATCCGAGCCAACGTAACAAAGAATAGTTCGTTGAAAATCAGCTATAACCGAACCCGGCAGTATCTGCACCTGATTTCCAATACAACGGCTATTTCGCCCGTCGATTTCTGGAAAGTAAGTGACGGACTGGTACCTCCGCAGGTAGCCGATCAGTTTGCGATAGGATACTTTCATAATGCTCTGGATAATGCCTACGAAATGTCGGTGGAGGTATACCATAAAACCCTTGAAAACCTGGTCGAGTACCGTAACGGGGCTACTTTATTGCTCAATCCGACGCTGGATGCCGATCTGTTACGGGCGCAGGGGCGTGCCTATGGAGTGGAAGTGAGTATCCAGAAAACGCGTGGCCTACTGACCGGGCTGGTGGCTTATACCTACTCGCGTACATTGGCGCGGGTGCCAAGCCCCTATGCCAGCGTACAGATTAACGGAGGTAACTGGTATCCATCCACGTTCGACCGGCCGCATAACCTGACCATTGCAACCCAGTGGAAATGGAGCCGGGGCTGGACGTTCGGCACTAATTTCGTGTATACCAGTGGGCGGCCAACTACCTATCCCGATGGTACGTACCGGCTCAATGGCACAAAAGTGCTGGACTATTCGCAGCGAAACGTTGACCGGATTCCTGATTACCATCGGCTGGATGTATCGTTTACGAAAGATGGCCGCCGAACGACGGGACAGCGCCGATACAGCAACTGGGCCTTTTCGTTTTACAATGTCTACGCCCGTAAGAACCCGTATTCCATTTATTTCCAGCGTGTAAATACTACGACCAAAAGCTACCAGCTTTCTGTTTTCGGGACGATTATTCCGTCGTTGAGCTGGAATTTTAACTGGTAA